One Triticum dicoccoides isolate Atlit2015 ecotype Zavitan chromosome 3B, WEW_v2.0, whole genome shotgun sequence genomic window, AGAACGCCTCTGAAAAGCTGCCCACTGACGACGGCTGTGACGAGATACCCCGAGTCGAAAGCTCCATCAACCGTCCCGTGAACCTCAGCTCCAATCTGCAGATCAAACCACCAGACACGATAGCCATCAAGAAACATGCCCACATAAACTAAAACTCccttcctctgtaaagaaatataaggagGAGTTGTGTTGTGGAAGGGAGAGAGGCGCATACAAGAGGTGGACCGGATGGCCTGTGCTGCTTAGGCTCAGCTGTTAGGAACTGCATTTCGTGTCGTTGCTGCGGTGCAATGCCGCGGAGAAACTGGTCAGTCTTGATGCCTCCGCTAGTCCTTCGAGAACCGTTGGCGTTGAGACGAACCAACGGTTGCATTGCTGATGAGATTAACCCGTTAGGAGATCCTGTAATCATCTGAGCTCCATTCTGCTCCTGATCTTTTTCGGACTGGGAAGGGGACGAATATTGGGACAGCGATAGTGAGTGCTCCTCCTGCTCCAACTCCATCTCATTTGGACCAGCATCTCCAGTTTTTCTTCTTTTCACATGCCCATTTTCTGAACATGTGAACCAACAAAATTATCGATAAATGCAGGACTTGACCAATAGAAATTGCTTTGGCAAGATGAGATATTCACTTACCTAGACCACGGAGGAAAGGGTTTCTTTGCTCAATTTCTGCTTCTCGAGGTTTATGACCGAATTCCGGGTTGCTTGGGCTTGCATCCTTCTGCTGTAGTACCATCCCATATTGTGTTTGCATAATCAGTAAGAATTTAACATCATGTTTGGAGTAATAATGGAAGGGAAatgtgtactactccctccatacCATATAAATGTCGCTAATTTAGCACCAAgttgtactactccctcctttccagtttataaggctcaattcaaaaatctcaccaaccaaggtagatggtgagtggtggaatactttttgtagtttgcaaaagcacccaattaatgttcTTGTTTtctcaaaaaagtatgtttaccaatgcattaattgcaatgcatgcatgcataaattacatgcattggtcaattttctcttaatacttgcatgcaatgatttaatgcactttggaatctgaacatgtgatggaaaacaactaaATTGAGCCTCATAAAATGGTAAAACTAAAATTTTAAGATaaaccctataaaccggaaagaaggAAGTACTACTTAATCAAcaagaattaattaattaatatggaatggagggagtaaaaggTTAAGGTACTCACGTGTTGTGCTCTCAACAGTTTGTGCTTCTCCTGACTCCAGTGGTTGCTCAAAATCTTGCACATTGAGATGTTGTATCGGCCATTTGGATGCCCAGAGCCTAATTGCAGAACGAGTAGCTCATTCAGGGGCCGTTCATCTTCCCCGCATCTGTGCAATTTCAAGGTATGCCAAATTGGTACTGAAGCAAGTACTAGAATGTAAGTATTTGTTTGTGCAAGAAAGATTACCCTCCATAGATTGCAATATCAGTATTCATGATGACTGCTGAATGAGAAAACCGGCCCTGGGGTTGCTGCCCGCACGTCTCAAGTTGAGTCCAAGACCGATCAACCACATCAAGAATCCATGCATCACTGTAGTATTGCTTATCACCAACTCCTCCAATTACATAGatctatatatacatacatacagatAAGCTTTAGTATTTAGTACTCCAGTATTTAGGATGATTTATTTCTTCACGGAGTAGTAACGTTACTGTTTGTTTCAGTACATGGTGCTGACCTTAGATCCAATGCCAAGGGCTGCATGACCTGCCCGGACACCAGGTGAGGCTCCTTTTACTGAAAACTGTCAAGCAACGAAATGAGCATCAGAAATTCATCTACCCTAGGCATGCATCTGTCGGGGAGATGCTGAGGCCGGGGGTGATCCTCCTTCttcaaaaaagaaaagataaaaaaaaAGACATGACAATGACATGACGCTTACCCTTGACCATGCCATGGTGTCCATGTCGAGCACGTCCACCTCGCCGTGGTAGCGGTCTCCGCAGTCCCCTCCGTAGACGAAGAGCCTGTTGCCGACCGTGACGGCGCCGTGGCTGTCCCTGGGCGCGGGGATGACCTCGTGGGCGACCTGTGGCGACGTCCACGTCATGGTGGGCAGGTCCAGCACGTGCACGTCGTTGAGGTAGTTCCCCTCCCCttccccgctcccgccgaagaccaCCAGCTtgtcgccgccggccgccgtggtGACGGTGTGGCTCTCCCTTGGCGAGGGCGGGGTCCCCTTGCAGGGAGGCCTGCTCCACTCCTTGGTGCGTAGGTCCAGCACGTGAAGGTCGTTCACCTTCTTGTTGCCGTTGGTGCCGCCGAAGACGAGCATCCGGTGGCCGATGAGCGCGGCGCCGTGGCTGTCCCGTGTCCCGGGCCTCTGCCCCTTGGTCGCCAGGGAGCTCCACGCCATTGTGTCAAGGTTGAGGGTGAGCACGTCGCTGAAATGCAGGCCGCCGCAGCATCCCTTGGATCAAAGAAAACATCATCTCATCGCTGCTGTAAATTTCTAGTAGTACTGCTTTTCACTCTGCGGCAATAAGTAATTTTTGCTACTACATCTGGGACTGGGAGTGGCAACATGACAAAACAAAGAGAACCCCACAAGACAAGATTATTAACACACCAAAAAGGGCATTTCTTCCTGCCCAAAAAGAGACTGCAACCTAGAGTCTTTTTTTTTTATTGTAATCtctaatctgaagaaaagaagagaAACTAGCAGCAAAATGGAACTGACGAACTAGCTAGCATAGCAAGCCCAAGAGATATGATCAAAACAAGACAGAAATGCCAAGGAACAAGGCTTTTCAAGGATAAAGTGATTAATACATATACATACATACCCCGAAGACGTAAATGACTCCCTCGAAGAAGCAGGCAGAGTGCCCccatctctcgggagggttgaagcCGACCACCTTCGGGTACAGCCACAttgccttcctcctcctctccatcttcttcttcttctttgattctccctctttccctccctctctctgACTCTCCGTGTGTTTCAGTTGGTGAGACGAGAaccaaggaaggaggagagagcagGAGGATATGGAAAGAGAAAGAGGGGGAGGTGGAAGAAAAATCGCAACAAATAGTCACACCAGAGGAGAGGAGGTCCCTGTTGCTGATGCGATTTGCCACAAAGCGGAGGGGAGCTGAGCTAGTGAGGCATCACACATCAATCGATCGATCAATCAatcaatccatccatccatccatcactcGGACAGACATGGACAGGAAAAGATGGGTGCCCCTCAATTCATGTCCAAGGTTTGCAGCTCACTGTCACCACCAGTCCACCGCCACCCACTCACTCACTCACTATGCCAGCCCAGCCAACGATCaacaatggatggatggatggcacATCACACTGCTATACTCGCCCCCGCCtaggagtaggagtaggagtaggaggAGCAGTAGGAGTACCGACGGGCGACGGGAGGTGGAGTGGTGACTGACCATGACCATGCACGAGAGGCAAAGTGTTTTATGATGCCGTGTCGTCGCAGCTGTAGTGAGCACGGCAGCTCGCAGAGAGCGTGTGTGCGTGTTGA contains:
- the LOC119275900 gene encoding acyl-CoA-binding domain-containing protein 4-like isoform X2 gives rise to the protein MERRRKAMWLYPKVVGFNPPERWGHSACFFEGVIYVFGGCCGGLHFSDVLTLNLDTMAWSSLATKGQRPGTRDSHGAALIGHRMLVFGGTNGNKKVNDLHVLDLRTKEWSRPPCKGTPPSPRESHTVTTAAGGDKLVVFGGSGEGEGNYLNDVHVLDLPTMTWTSPQVAHEVIPAPRDSHGAVTVGNRLFVYGGDCGDRYHGEVDVLDMDTMAWSRFSVKGASPGVRAGHAALGIGSKIYVIGGVGDKQYYSDAWILDVVDRSWTQLETCGQQPQGRFSHSAVIMNTDIAIYGGCGEDERPLNELLVLQLGSGHPNGRYNISMCKILSNHWSQEKHKLLRAQHKDASPSNPEFGHKPREAEIEQRNPFLRGLENGHVKRRKTGDAGPNEMELEQEEHSLSLSQYSSPSQSEKDQEQNGAQMITGSPNGLISSAMQPLVRLNANGSRRTSGGIKTDQFLRGIAPQQRHEMQFLTAEPKQHRPSGPPLIGAEVHGTVDGAFDSGYLVTAVVSGQLFRGVLFAPGPGVTAPVMQHQILNSSAIPPQHQHAFPVHARPLPQATGFVRPDYSHHARRGFPARVVKSEPERSGSDLHHVVLTLGGPGRGN
- the LOC119275900 gene encoding acyl-CoA-binding domain-containing protein 4-like isoform X1, which codes for MERRRKAMWLYPKVVGFNPPERWGHSACFFEGVIYVFGGCCGGLHFSDVLTLNLDTMAWSSLATKGQRPGTRDSHGAALIGHRMLVFGGTNGNKKVNDLHVLDLRTKEWSRPPCKGTPPSPRESHTVTTAAGGDKLVVFGGSGEGEGNYLNDVHVLDLPTMTWTSPQVAHEVIPAPRDSHGAVTVGNRLFVYGGDCGDRYHGEVDVLDMDTMAWSRFSVKGASPGVRAGHAALGIGSKIYVIGGVGDKQYYSDAWILDVVDRSWTQLETCGQQPQGRFSHSAVIMNTDIAIYGGCGEDERPLNELLVLQLGSGHPNGRYNISMCKILSNHWSQEKHKLLRAQHQKDASPSNPEFGHKPREAEIEQRNPFLRGLENGHVKRRKTGDAGPNEMELEQEEHSLSLSQYSSPSQSEKDQEQNGAQMITGSPNGLISSAMQPLVRLNANGSRRTSGGIKTDQFLRGIAPQQRHEMQFLTAEPKQHRPSGPPLIGAEVHGTVDGAFDSGYLVTAVVSGQLFRGVLFAPGPGVTAPVMQHQILNSSAIPPQHQHAFPVHARPLPQATGFVRPDYSHHARRGFPARVVKSEPERSGSDLHHVVLTLGGPGRGN